Proteins from one Planctomyces sp. SH-PL62 genomic window:
- a CDS encoding ParB/RepB/Spo0J family partition protein codes for MNTQLIEVKKLAKSPLNVRRTGNAAACDELKASIRAHGLLQNLSVHPAKKGKFQVFAGGRRLAALHALQSEGHLPDDYAVPCHIYTEAQAQELSLAENTVRHAMHPADECEAFARLAGQGLSSADIATRFGVEEAHVLKRLKLARVAPELLSAYRAGEISLECLMAFTLTDDHKRQVSVYRGLSEWQRNARDIRALLTETMPSGKDRLAVFVGLDAYQQAGGIIRADLFGEAVYLENPELLHRIAAERMEAERQALLAEGWAWVEIMPERDWQFLHQCSRITPKPLNVPEELLERQARAESELNDILAALDDTESEALIEAQEAAEAALEAIAAELARFTAYDPEQMQLAGCCLIIGHNGALEVEKGLLLKGDAKRLAAPCAHAKGAAGKMPDSLRRDLEAYRLQVAQAAIAGNPALAFDWLAFTLVRDAFGQPISTGLDIRLIEHRGKFDGAGDTAAANAMEAIRQGLPRHWLEPEEEAEQFRQFRAMPETAKHAIFAFCVAQSLQPQLSTGHEATAYEQAMTLTGVEVAAFWRPGKAQYLKRLTRAQLLALGAELVGEAWAYQRMDYKKTELVERLDAAFREPEQPGHSAEAAAKLAAWLPEGMAFLPREAEAAEPVVEPNAIGVEHAAA; via the coding sequence ATGAATACGCAACTAATCGAAGTCAAGAAGCTTGCTAAATCCCCGCTCAACGTCCGGCGCACCGGAAACGCCGCCGCGTGCGACGAGCTGAAAGCATCCATCCGCGCCCATGGCCTGTTGCAGAATCTGAGCGTCCACCCTGCCAAGAAGGGGAAATTTCAGGTATTTGCCGGAGGCAGGCGGCTGGCCGCACTGCACGCGCTCCAGTCGGAAGGCCATCTGCCGGACGATTACGCCGTGCCCTGCCACATCTACACGGAAGCACAGGCGCAGGAGTTGAGCTTGGCGGAAAACACCGTGCGCCACGCCATGCACCCGGCGGACGAGTGTGAAGCCTTCGCCCGGCTGGCCGGGCAAGGGCTATCCTCCGCCGACATCGCTACGCGCTTCGGCGTGGAGGAAGCCCATGTTCTGAAACGCCTGAAACTGGCGCGGGTCGCGCCGGAGCTGCTGAGCGCGTACCGCGCGGGAGAAATCAGCCTCGAATGCCTGATGGCTTTCACGTTGACCGATGACCACAAGCGGCAAGTGAGCGTCTATCGCGGCTTGTCGGAGTGGCAGCGTAACGCCCGCGACATCCGCGCCCTATTGACCGAAACCATGCCGAGCGGCAAGGACAGGCTGGCGGTGTTCGTCGGGCTGGATGCCTACCAACAGGCAGGCGGTATCATCCGCGCCGATTTGTTCGGGGAAGCGGTCTATCTGGAAAACCCGGAGCTTTTGCACCGCATCGCCGCCGAGCGGATGGAAGCGGAGCGGCAGGCGCTGCTGGCCGAAGGCTGGGCATGGGTCGAGATCATGCCGGAGCGCGACTGGCAGTTTCTCCACCAGTGCAGCCGGATTACCCCCAAACCGCTGAACGTGCCGGAGGAGCTTCTGGAACGCCAAGCCCGTGCAGAATCCGAGCTGAACGACATTCTGGCAGCGCTGGACGACACGGAATCCGAGGCGCTGATAGAGGCACAGGAGGCAGCCGAGGCGGCGCTGGAAGCCATCGCCGCCGAGCTGGCACGGTTCACCGCTTACGATCCAGAGCAGATGCAACTTGCCGGATGTTGCCTCATCATCGGACACAACGGGGCATTGGAGGTGGAAAAAGGGCTGTTGCTCAAAGGCGATGCCAAACGGCTGGCAGCGCCCTGCGCCCACGCAAAGGGCGCGGCAGGAAAAATGCCGGATTCGCTCCGCCGCGATCTGGAAGCCTACCGCCTGCAAGTGGCGCAAGCGGCCATCGCCGGAAACCCGGCGCTCGCCTTCGATTGGCTGGCCTTCACCCTCGTCCGTGACGCATTCGGCCAGCCCATTTCAACCGGGCTGGATATTCGCCTGATTGAGCACCGGGGTAAATTCGACGGAGCCGGCGACACGGCAGCGGCGAACGCGATGGAGGCGATTCGGCAGGGCTTGCCCCGGCATTGGCTGGAGCCGGAGGAGGAAGCCGAGCAATTCCGCCAGTTCCGGGCGATGCCGGAGACGGCAAAGCACGCCATCTTCGCCTTCTGCGTGGCGCAGAGCCTACAGCCGCAGCTCTCCACCGGCCATGAGGCAACCGCCTATGAGCAGGCGATGACGCTGACCGGCGTGGAGGTGGCCGCTTTCTGGCGACCGGGCAAGGCGCAGTATCTGAAGCGGCTCACCCGCGCACAGCTGCTGGCGCTCGGTGCCGAGCTTGTGGGCGAAGCGTGGGCGTACCAACGCATGGACTACAAGAAAACCGAGCTGGTGGAGCGGCTTGACGCCGCGTTCCGCGAGCCGGAGCAGCCCGGACACAGCGCCGAGGCGGCGGCAAAACTCGCCGCGTGGCTACCGGAAGGCATGGCGTTCCTGCCACGGGAGGCAGAAGCGGCGGAACCAGTAGTGGAACCGAACGCTATTGGCGTGGAACACGCAGCCGCCTGA
- a CDS encoding ArdC family protein — protein sequence MNTDRADIYTRVTDHIVSELERGVRPWLQPWNAEHLAGKITRPLRSSGQPYRGINVIQLWMSAAAQGFAAPLWITFKQARELGGHIKAGAKGTLVVYSDRMTKTDTTDDGEEVEKDIYFMKGYTVFNAEQTEGLPAHFYATASTQLQPQERIAQADLFYANTQADIRHGGNRAYYAEAPDYVQMPPFETFRDAQSYCSTLAHELTHWTKHGSRLNRDFGRKKFGDEGYAREELVAELGAAFLSADLAITPEPREDHASYLDHWLKVLREDKRAIFSAAAEAQKAVDFLHALQPKPEG from the coding sequence ATGAACACCGACCGAGCCGATATCTATACCCGCGTCACCGACCACATCGTTTCCGAGCTGGAGCGCGGCGTGCGTCCGTGGCTCCAGCCGTGGAACGCCGAGCATCTGGCGGGCAAGATCACCCGCCCACTTCGCTCCAGTGGCCAGCCGTACCGTGGAATTAACGTGATTCAACTCTGGATGAGCGCCGCTGCCCAGGGCTTTGCCGCCCCGCTGTGGATTACCTTCAAGCAGGCCAGGGAATTGGGCGGCCACATCAAGGCCGGAGCCAAGGGCACGCTGGTTGTCTATTCCGACCGCATGACCAAAACCGACACCACCGACGATGGCGAAGAGGTGGAGAAGGATATTTATTTCATGAAGGGCTATACCGTCTTCAACGCCGAGCAGACCGAAGGCTTGCCCGCTCATTTCTACGCGACCGCTTCCACCCAGCTCCAGCCGCAGGAGCGGATTGCCCAGGCTGACCTCTTCTACGCCAATACGCAAGCCGACATCCGCCATGGCGGCAACCGGGCTTACTATGCGGAAGCGCCGGATTACGTGCAGATGCCGCCCTTTGAAACGTTCCGCGATGCGCAGTCCTATTGCTCCACGCTCGCCCACGAGCTGACCCACTGGACGAAGCATGGCAGCCGATTGAACCGGGATTTTGGCCGGAAGAAGTTCGGCGATGAAGGCTACGCCCGCGAAGAGCTGGTGGCCGAGCTTGGCGCCGCGTTCCTTTCCGCCGATCTGGCGATCACGCCGGAGCCGCGGGAAGACCACGCCAGCTACCTGGATCACTGGCTGAAAGTGCTGAGGGAAGACAAACGCGCCATCTTCTCCGCCGCTGCCGAGGCGCAGAAGGCGGTGGATTTTCTGCACGCCCTGCAGCCGAAGCCGGAAGGCTGA
- a CDS encoding HEAT repeat domain-containing protein: MNPLVRAIREAAETSSDDHIEFLKTLGQEAEQAVAVMADAMSDRAAEVRVAAAAALGWIKPINDQAIQTLIHGLKDREPDVRRAVYDSLWQIGLQAKASVPHLILALRHGEELDRSYAASALGQIDPADQVTVSALVEAAGDAEINVRVCVAGALGEPDHPFAQIVVPVLIRLLRDIAGRVRQSAARSLGHIGPAAQDAVPPLIEALADEDSYVRAYAAESLGWIGPAAKQAWKPVWILRHTDKEPHVRVAAAYAQGVLDAFSRGWTDNSQNRLRLAVLEADALNRMIQLKMFYIVMRAYMEGGNSLRATREALLNHHFHNLANDDLPTSVQSFSVIFDKLMDFFPAVMKNPDFQIVSKPKGLPARFTDDAQAAWQWTDKFLRRHLAPDWFGFFRLLPDRE; the protein is encoded by the coding sequence TTGAACCCGCTCGTGAGAGCGATTCGAGAGGCGGCGGAAACCTCCAGTGATGACCATATTGAATTTTTAAAAACCCTAGGGCAGGAAGCCGAACAAGCCGTGGCTGTGATGGCAGATGCGATGAGCGATCGGGCTGCCGAAGTTCGCGTAGCCGCTGCCGCTGCACTGGGATGGATAAAGCCGATTAATGACCAAGCGATCCAAACCCTTATACATGGCCTCAAGGACAGAGAACCGGACGTACGTCGAGCTGTATACGATTCATTATGGCAAATCGGATTGCAAGCCAAGGCTTCGGTCCCGCATTTGATCCTTGCGTTACGCCATGGCGAAGAGCTTGATCGAAGCTATGCAGCATCCGCACTTGGTCAAATCGATCCCGCTGATCAGGTGACGGTTTCGGCGCTCGTTGAGGCTGCTGGGGACGCAGAAATCAACGTTCGCGTCTGTGTAGCTGGCGCCCTCGGAGAACCCGACCACCCATTTGCACAAATCGTAGTACCCGTGCTCATCCGGCTACTACGCGACATTGCCGGAAGAGTTCGACAAAGCGCTGCCCGTTCGCTTGGACACATCGGCCCAGCCGCACAGGACGCGGTTCCTCCTTTGATCGAAGCCTTAGCTGATGAAGACAGCTACGTCCGCGCCTATGCCGCCGAGTCCTTAGGTTGGATCGGGCCGGCTGCCAAGCAAGCCTGGAAACCTGTATGGATCTTGCGCCACACCGACAAGGAGCCGCACGTCCGCGTGGCCGCCGCGTATGCCCAAGGCGTCCTCGACGCATTCAGCCGAGGCTGGACCGATAATAGTCAAAACCGGCTGCGATTGGCGGTTCTCGAAGCGGACGCGCTCAACCGGATGATTCAACTCAAAATGTTCTACATTGTTATGCGCGCCTATATGGAAGGCGGAAACTCATTGAGGGCGACCAGGGAGGCTTTGCTGAATCATCATTTCCACAATCTGGCTAACGATGACCTTCCCACCAGCGTGCAGTCATTCAGCGTAATTTTCGACAAGTTGATGGATTTCTTTCCTGCTGTGATGAAGAATCCGGATTTTCAGATCGTTTCAAAACCGAAGGGCTTGCCCGCCCGATTTACCGATGACGCTCAGGCCGCATGGCAGTGGACAGACAAATTCCTGAGGCGGCACCTGGCCCCCGATTGGTTCGGCTTCTTCCGCTTGTTACCAGACAGAGAGTGA
- a CDS encoding ParB/RepB/Spo0J family partition protein: MVLPPPVEVPTAKVHLDPDNFRKAYELDSLQASIQRYGILQPPGLWADAARDCYFAIWGNRRVLCAQKLGLKTIWARVFPGPLEDGQADIYQLIENLQRADLKPSEEAAGYKCLMERQGLNASKLASLLNVSNGTVTKKLALLKLTPALLARVDSRDLPETSGYELAALSPELQIHLAEQVKGPITRKQVRTMLGKPEPAETEDKQRSHAIRLASFPLSVHRGVTLAQLSEALDELKQQLQQAEQKGMDLPAFAKSLRRPSST, encoded by the coding sequence ATGGTCCTGCCGCCGCCGGTGGAGGTGCCGACCGCCAAGGTGCACCTCGATCCCGACAATTTCCGCAAAGCTTACGAGCTGGATTCGCTCCAGGCGTCCATCCAGCGATACGGCATCCTGCAGCCGCCGGGCCTTTGGGCTGATGCGGCGCGCGATTGCTACTTCGCCATCTGGGGCAACCGCCGGGTGCTCTGCGCGCAGAAGCTCGGCCTGAAAACCATCTGGGCGCGTGTTTTTCCCGGCCCGCTGGAGGATGGCCAGGCGGATATTTACCAGCTGATCGAGAACCTGCAACGCGCCGATCTCAAACCCTCGGAGGAAGCAGCCGGCTACAAATGCCTGATGGAGCGCCAGGGACTGAACGCCTCCAAGCTGGCGTCGCTCCTGAATGTGTCCAACGGCACTGTGACGAAGAAGCTGGCCCTGCTCAAACTCACGCCGGCGCTGCTGGCGCGGGTGGACAGCCGCGATCTGCCGGAAACCTCCGGCTATGAGCTGGCGGCGCTGTCACCGGAACTGCAAATCCACCTGGCCGAGCAGGTGAAGGGACCGATCACGCGGAAGCAGGTTCGCACGATGCTCGGCAAGCCGGAACCCGCTGAAACGGAGGACAAGCAGCGCAGCCACGCGATTCGCCTGGCATCCTTCCCGCTGAGCGTGCACCGCGGCGTCACGCTCGCCCAACTGTCCGAGGCGCTGGATGAGCTGAAGCAGCAGCTTCAGCAGGCGGAGCAGAAGGGCATGGACCTGCCGGCATTCGCCAAATCGCTCCGCCGCCCTTCATCCACCTGA
- a CDS encoding type IV secretory system conjugative DNA transfer family protein — protein MRFLRRMIYLGWVAVCRLCLSLSVVLLIAGTAMVAAMFPVPAGLIAGLFLLSRMRRRSTSGAYGTARFADMADLAAYGMLGSVFGLVLGRADAAFRPSRLQLIKELMTAPISRADKACRRFLDSFRGKQLGVLIRLPVFTHVVAFSPSGRGKGVSYAITNAIAHWGSLVVNDPKRELFRITAWIRRKFFGQQVVHLDPFGGSKDTFNVLSLIHHDDPRALDQIKSVANAMVIRTGHETDPHWNDSAERFLYSIIAFVVAHGTPEERNLQTVQDILASPESLKTAIAAMKRSTAMGGMLKRLGNQLTHYQGEELSSVLTTVARHCSFLDSLPVAASMRSTSFDPAGLRSGSLSIYLTIPEDQLHTQAALLRLWIVSLLRYLTRDGADESRPVLFLLDEAAHIGRFQVLEDAISLLRGYGIRLFFFYQSVSQLKECFGEPGKFLDNMDTQIYWGLNDYASAEAVSKRLGKETIVVTSETDGDSTSKPVGSSLGQPPQQRTYTRNRSKTTNETGRDLLTPDEILRLPEDRVIITHKNMPPILARRVFYYNDPEFQGGPPMGRNRLGLRDGVRSLLMLGVAALYAFGMFLLLEERQGIPATKTPVAASQAKKGGKLPPYRNTYRR, from the coding sequence ATGCGATTCCTCCGCCGGATGATCTATCTCGGCTGGGTGGCCGTTTGCCGCCTGTGCCTGTCGCTTTCGGTGGTTCTGTTGATCGCCGGCACCGCCATGGTGGCCGCGATGTTTCCCGTGCCCGCCGGGTTGATAGCCGGGCTCTTCCTCCTCAGCCGGATGCGCCGCCGCTCGACCAGCGGGGCGTACGGAACCGCCCGCTTTGCCGATATGGCGGATCTCGCTGCTTACGGCATGCTGGGGAGCGTCTTTGGCCTGGTGTTGGGCCGTGCCGATGCGGCATTCCGGCCATCCCGCCTGCAGCTCATCAAAGAGCTGATGACCGCGCCGATATCCCGCGCCGACAAGGCGTGCCGCCGTTTCCTGGACAGCTTCCGCGGAAAACAGCTCGGCGTGCTGATCCGCCTGCCGGTGTTTACGCACGTCGTCGCATTCAGCCCATCCGGCCGAGGCAAGGGGGTTTCCTATGCCATCACCAATGCGATTGCGCATTGGGGTTCCTTGGTGGTGAACGATCCGAAGAGGGAATTGTTTCGGATCACCGCCTGGATTCGCCGGAAGTTTTTCGGCCAGCAAGTGGTACACCTCGACCCCTTCGGCGGTAGTAAAGACACGTTCAACGTGCTGAGCCTTATCCATCACGATGACCCGCGGGCGCTCGATCAAATCAAGTCCGTGGCGAATGCGATGGTGATCCGCACCGGCCACGAAACGGACCCGCATTGGAATGACAGTGCCGAGCGGTTCCTTTACTCGATCATCGCCTTCGTGGTGGCGCACGGGACGCCGGAGGAGCGCAACCTGCAGACGGTGCAGGACATTCTGGCTAGCCCGGAATCGCTCAAGACCGCCATTGCGGCGATGAAGCGTTCTACCGCCATGGGGGGCATGCTCAAGCGTCTGGGCAACCAACTGACGCATTACCAGGGCGAAGAACTTTCCTCAGTGCTGACGACGGTTGCGCGGCACTGCTCGTTCCTCGATTCGCTGCCGGTCGCGGCCAGCATGCGTTCCACCTCCTTCGACCCTGCGGGGCTGCGGAGCGGCAGCTTAAGCATCTATCTCACCATCCCGGAAGATCAGCTGCACACACAGGCGGCGCTGCTGCGGCTGTGGATCGTGAGTTTGCTCCGCTACCTCACCCGCGACGGTGCCGACGAATCGCGCCCGGTGCTGTTCCTCCTCGACGAGGCCGCGCATATCGGCAGATTTCAAGTTTTGGAGGATGCGATATCGTTGCTTCGCGGGTACGGAATCAGGCTCTTTTTCTTCTACCAAAGCGTCTCCCAACTGAAGGAATGCTTCGGCGAACCGGGCAAGTTCCTGGACAACATGGATACCCAGATTTACTGGGGCCTGAACGATTACGCCAGCGCCGAAGCCGTCAGCAAGCGGCTGGGCAAGGAAACCATCGTCGTCACCTCCGAAACGGACGGCGATTCCACCTCCAAGCCGGTCGGCAGCTCGCTGGGTCAGCCGCCGCAGCAACGCACCTATACGCGCAACCGCTCGAAAACCACCAACGAAACCGGCCGCGATCTGCTGACGCCGGATGAAATCCTGCGCCTGCCCGAAGACCGCGTGATCATCACCCACAAGAACATGCCGCCGATTCTGGCCAGGCGGGTGTTTTACTACAACGACCCGGAATTCCAGGGCGGTCCGCCGATGGGGCGGAACCGGCTGGGGTTGCGCGATGGCGTGCGCTCCCTGCTGATGCTCGGCGTGGCCGCCTTGTATGCGTTTGGGATGTTCCTGCTGCTGGAGGAGCGGCAGGGCATCCCCGCGACGAAAACACCTGTCGCCGCCAGCCAGGCCAAGAAGGGCGGCAAGCTGCCGCCCTACCGGAACACTTACCGGCGTTAG
- a CDS encoding helix-turn-helix transcriptional regulator yields MSTDTAPQLISAEELAGLLGISERTLWRLLSARQLPQPLRLGRNTRWRSDEIRRWIEAGCQPPHGK; encoded by the coding sequence ATGAGCACCGACACCGCACCGCAGCTGATCTCGGCGGAAGAGCTGGCCGGCCTGCTTGGAATTTCGGAGCGGACGCTGTGGCGCCTGCTCTCCGCGAGGCAGCTGCCGCAGCCCCTGCGGCTGGGCCGCAACACCCGGTGGCGCTCGGACGAAATCCGGCGCTGGATCGAGGCTGGGTGCCAGCCACCGCATGGTAAATGA